In the Flavobacterium sp. 90 genome, GCAAAATAATTGTAAAAATAATACTACAATATTTTATTATATATTCTACAACAAAAAATATTTTATAAAAAAAAAGAGCTAATTTTTATAATCAGCTCTTTTTGTGTTAATTAGAAATTAGCAGCAAATTCTTTTGCAAAATCTTCTAATTTTGTCGTTCCATCAACAGAAACTTTATTCTTTAAGAAATCTTCCTGAATTTTTCCGCTTCTTAAACCAGATCCCATTTCGGTATATAATTCGGCTATTTCTTCCGGTAATCCGGCTTCTTTCATTCCGCCAAGAGATTGTTCATCTGTAAATTCTACCCACGGTAATTCTGGTTTATCAATTGCCAAACCTAAAACCTTTGCAACATCATTTGGCGTGCGGATATCACTAATAATATAGCGAATATTTTTTCCTCTTGAAGTTTTTACCAATTCTGCTGCTGCTGCAGTTGCAATGTTTTCAGGATGTACAAACGGCATTACAGTTTCTCCTGCATAATTTGAACCAATAATCCCTGCTCCTTTTATCATCGGAACATTAGCATATAAATTATTATAGAAAAATCCGGCACGAAGAAAAGTAACAGACACATTATCTAATGTTTCGTAGATTTTTTCGATGTTATAAAGTCCCGTAATCGGACCAGTTCCACCAGGTAGATCAGCACCAATACTACTTAACATAACCACACGTTTTACTCCTGTTGCTGCAATTGCTGTTGCGATCGCTTTGCCGGCATCTGTAGTATTTGCAATGATATTTGATCCTCCCATATTTGGTGGAGTCAATGCAAAAACAGCATCAGTTTCTGCAAATGTTTTTTTCAAAAAGTCAGCATCACTAACAGATCCTATTGCTGCTTTTGCGCCCAAAGCCTCAATAGCTTCTA is a window encoding:
- a CDS encoding NAD(P)H-binding protein, whose protein sequence is MKITILGSLGNIGKPLAQKLIASGNQVTVVSSSSDRVEAIEALGAKAAIGSVSDADFLKKTFAETDAVFALTPPNMGGSNIIANTTDAGKAIATAIAATGVKRVVMLSSIGADLPGGTGPITGLYNIEKIYETLDNVSVTFLRAGFFYNNLYANVPMIKGAGIIGSNYAGETVMPFVHPENIATAAAAELVKTSRGKNIRYIISDIRTPNDVAKVLGLAIDKPELPWVEFTDEQSLGGMKEAGLPEEIAELYTEMGSGLRSGKIQEDFLKNKVSVDGTTKLEDFAKEFAANF